In Panacibacter ginsenosidivorans, the following proteins share a genomic window:
- the galE gene encoding UDP-glucose 4-epimerase GalE: MQKILVTGGCGYIGSHTVVDLIENGFDVISIDDNSRSTTYLIDGIEKITGKKLKNYKVDLKNFDETLAVFQENEDITGVIHFAAYKAVGESVEKPLDYFENNLFSLINLLKCVKEFSVPNFVFSSSCTVYGNPDSIPVTEKSPIKKAESPYGATKQMGEDIIQEFARANNTKSILLRYFNPVGAHPSILLGELPLGRPQNLVPAITQTAIGKIPQMSVWGNDYDTRDGSCVRDFIHVCDIAHAHTLALQYLMENRNETICDVFNLGTGNGVTVLEAIKAFEKVSGVKLNYTIAPRRQGDVIAIYANNNHAVKSLNWNIKYDLEDMMRSAWEWELKIKEDEELIKKQNPVLN; encoded by the coding sequence ATGCAAAAAATTCTTGTTACAGGTGGCTGCGGTTATATAGGATCGCACACAGTTGTTGATCTTATAGAAAACGGCTTTGATGTTATCTCTATCGATGATAATTCCCGCTCCACTACCTACCTGATAGATGGGATTGAAAAAATTACCGGGAAAAAATTAAAGAACTATAAGGTAGATCTCAAGAATTTTGATGAAACGCTTGCTGTTTTCCAGGAAAACGAAGACATAACGGGCGTTATACATTTTGCGGCTTACAAAGCTGTTGGTGAATCTGTTGAAAAGCCATTAGACTATTTTGAGAATAATCTTTTTTCACTTATTAATCTTCTTAAGTGCGTGAAAGAATTTTCTGTACCTAATTTTGTTTTCTCTTCATCCTGCACAGTTTACGGCAATCCCGATTCTATACCTGTTACAGAAAAGTCTCCCATAAAAAAAGCAGAATCGCCTTATGGTGCTACCAAACAAATGGGTGAAGATATCATACAGGAATTTGCAAGGGCAAATAACACTAAATCTATTTTATTGCGCTATTTTAACCCGGTTGGCGCTCACCCATCAATTTTACTGGGCGAACTGCCACTTGGAAGACCGCAAAACCTTGTACCAGCCATTACACAAACGGCTATAGGTAAAATACCACAGATGAGCGTTTGGGGCAATGACTATGATACCAGAGATGGCAGTTGCGTCCGCGATTTCATCCACGTTTGCGATATAGCACATGCACATACCCTGGCATTGCAATATTTAATGGAAAACAGGAACGAAACCATTTGCGATGTTTTTAATTTAGGAACAGGTAATGGTGTAACTGTACTAGAAGCGATAAAGGCATTTGAAAAGGTTAGTGGTGTAAAACTTAATTATACTATTGCTCCTCGCAGGCAGGGAGATGTTATTGCCATTTATGCCAATAATAATCATGCGGTAAAATCTTTGAACTGGAATATAAAATACGATCTTGAAGATATGATGCGCAGTGCATGGGAATGGGAACTCAAAATAAAAGAGGACGAAGAATTGATAAAGAAACAAAATCCGGTACTGAATTAG
- a CDS encoding RNA polymerase sigma factor produces the protein MHAEDKELLHEFRQTETKEKAFTAIIKKYQEKLYWHIRRMVIDHDDANDVLQNMFIKVWNGLNNFREDSQLYTWLYRIATNESLTFLEQSKKRASVSLSDVETGLSNKVIADKNFDANRLEWKLQLAIQQLPEKQRVVFNLRYYDEMPYEEMSRILETSEGALKASYHHAAKKIEDYIKNN, from the coding sequence ATGCATGCTGAAGATAAAGAGCTTTTACACGAATTCAGGCAAACTGAAACGAAAGAAAAAGCATTTACAGCGATTATAAAAAAATACCAGGAGAAACTTTATTGGCACATCAGGAGAATGGTTATAGATCATGACGATGCAAATGACGTACTCCAGAATATGTTTATAAAAGTTTGGAATGGGTTAAATAATTTTCGTGAGGATAGCCAATTATACACTTGGCTCTACCGTATTGCTACAAACGAGTCTCTTACTTTTCTTGAGCAATCTAAGAAGAGAGCTTCTGTGAGTTTAAGTGACGTAGAAACAGGGCTATCAAATAAAGTAATTGCGGATAAAAATTTTGATGCTAACCGTTTGGAATGGAAGCTACAATTAGCAATACAGCAATTACCTGAAAAGCAAAGAGTTGTATTTAATCTTAGATATTATGATGAAATGCCCTACGAAGAGATGAGTCGTATTCTGGAAACAAGCGAAGGAGCGCTGAAAGCAAGCTATCATCATGCAGCAAAAAAGATCGAGGATTATATCAAAAATAATTAA
- a CDS encoding transketolase family protein, translating into MLKDIQVLNEKETRGGFGEGIYETGKKNEKVVVLTADLAGSLKLGPFIKDFPGRFVQCGIAEANMMGIAAGLTIGGHIPYTTTFANFSTGRVYDQIRQSIAYSGKNVKICASHAGLTLGEDGATHQILEDIGLMKMLPGMTVIVPCDFNQTKAATMAIADYEGPVYLRFGRPKWPNFTKEDGSDFVIGKAQVLGKGKDISIFACGHLVWKAIEAGRILEEKGYTVDLINIHTIKPLDEDAIIASITKTGCAVTCEEHNILGGLGESIARVASHHKPIPIEMVGTKDTFGESGKPEELLKKYGLDTPDIIVAAEKAMARKKS; encoded by the coding sequence ATGCTGAAAGACATTCAGGTTTTAAACGAAAAAGAAACACGTGGCGGCTTCGGGGAAGGCATTTATGAAACAGGTAAGAAAAATGAAAAGGTGGTAGTGCTTACTGCAGATCTTGCAGGCTCTCTTAAACTTGGGCCATTTATAAAAGATTTTCCGGGGCGGTTCGTACAATGCGGTATTGCAGAAGCCAATATGATGGGCATAGCAGCTGGTTTAACTATTGGAGGCCACATTCCATATACAACAACATTTGCAAACTTTAGCACAGGCAGGGTTTACGATCAGATTCGTCAAAGCATTGCCTACAGCGGAAAGAATGTAAAAATTTGTGCAAGCCATGCAGGCCTTACGCTTGGTGAAGATGGTGCTACACACCAGATATTAGAAGATATAGGTTTGATGAAAATGTTGCCGGGTATGACTGTTATTGTACCATGTGATTTCAATCAGACTAAAGCTGCAACAATGGCAATTGCAGATTATGAAGGGCCTGTATACTTGCGTTTTGGAAGACCTAAATGGCCCAATTTTACCAAAGAAGATGGAAGCGATTTTGTAATTGGTAAAGCACAGGTTTTGGGCAAAGGAAAGGATATCAGCATTTTTGCCTGTGGTCATCTTGTATGGAAAGCGATAGAAGCAGGAAGGATCTTGGAAGAAAAAGGATACACAGTTGATCTTATTAATATACATACGATAAAGCCTTTGGATGAAGATGCAATAATTGCATCTATCACAAAAACTGGTTGTGCCGTTACCTGCGAAGAACATAATATTCTTGGTGGCCTGGGCGAAAGTATAGCCAGGGTCGCATCGCATCACAAGCCTATACCAATAGAAATGGTTGGCACTAAAGATACTTTCGGCGAAAGTGGCAAACCTGAGGAATTACTGAAGAAATACGGGTTAGACACCCCCGATATAATTGTTGCTGCTGAAAAAGCAATGGCCAGAAAAAAATCATAA
- a CDS encoding Rieske (2Fe-2S) protein, producing the protein MREPKYIWYKIAESENELHFNNNNLIVAIANKKKITIGKFKEKLLACSYNCPHAGGILSDGHIDAQGNIVCPLHHYRFNMVNGHNITGEGYFLKTYPVEVREDGVYIGMEEKKLFSFL; encoded by the coding sequence ATGCGTGAACCAAAATATATCTGGTACAAAATTGCTGAATCCGAGAATGAATTACATTTTAACAACAATAATCTTATTGTAGCTATTGCCAATAAAAAGAAAATAACTATTGGAAAATTTAAAGAAAAGCTACTGGCTTGTAGTTATAATTGTCCGCATGCAGGCGGTATATTATCTGATGGGCATATAGATGCACAAGGGAATATTGTTTGTCCGCTGCACCATTACAGGTTCAATATGGTAAACGGACATAATATAACTGGTGAAGGATATTTTTTAAAGACCTATCCTGTTGAAGTTCGTGAAGATGGTGTTTATATTGGTATGGAGGAGAAAAAGTTATTTAGCTTTTTATAG
- a CDS encoding peptidylprolyl isomerase has product MSYIDSGYYNNASFYRVLTDDNQPSNAPKSELIQGGIWKTNYKLASSLKGIEHEPTNQTKILHKNGVISMARAAPGTAGAEFFICVGDQPGFDYGGDNNQDKQGYAAFGKVVRGMNVVHAIYDAPEYDQSLDPPVMIYSIKRL; this is encoded by the coding sequence CTGTCTTATATTGACTCTGGCTATTATAATAATGCTTCTTTTTATAGAGTACTCACTGATGATAACCAGCCGTCAAACGCACCAAAATCCGAATTGATACAAGGCGGTATTTGGAAAACCAATTATAAACTGGCTTCTTCATTAAAGGGTATTGAGCATGAGCCTACTAATCAAACTAAGATCCTACATAAGAATGGTGTAATATCTATGGCCAGAGCAGCACCAGGCACGGCAGGAGCAGAATTTTTTATCTGTGTTGGCGATCAGCCCGGTTTTGATTACGGGGGTGATAATAATCAGGATAAACAAGGTTATGCTGCTTTTGGAAAAGTAGTAAGGGGTATGAATGTTGTGCATGCTATTTATGATGCTCCTGAATATGATCAGTCACTTGACCCGCCTGTAATGATTTACAGTATTAAGCGTTTGTAA
- a CDS encoding HAD family hydrolase — MQQFKNIIFDLGGIFLNIDFAKTEKAFTDLGITNFNSFFTQHHASDLFEKLETGHVSPEEFCTAFRKETGMQLSDEQIITAWNALLLDFPVERIHWLQQINKRYKVFLFSNTNKIHYDAFVVSFFEQTGLTDFNSNFIKAYYSHEIGLRKPYPESFQYIIDEQNLQPTETLFIDDTFKNIEGAKAVGLQTIHLTHPKTVLELEL, encoded by the coding sequence ATGCAACAATTCAAAAATATCATCTTCGATCTTGGTGGCATATTCCTTAATATTGATTTTGCTAAAACAGAAAAAGCATTTACCGATCTTGGCATAACAAATTTCAATTCCTTCTTTACACAACATCACGCTTCCGATCTTTTTGAAAAGCTGGAAACCGGGCATGTTTCACCTGAAGAATTTTGTACAGCATTTCGAAAAGAGACAGGCATGCAACTTTCAGATGAGCAAATAATAACAGCCTGGAATGCCTTACTTCTTGATTTTCCTGTTGAGAGAATACACTGGCTGCAGCAAATAAATAAACGGTATAAGGTTTTTCTTTTCTCTAATACCAATAAGATACACTATGATGCTTTTGTAGTAAGTTTTTTTGAACAAACTGGCCTTACTGACTTTAACAGCAATTTTATAAAGGCTTATTATTCCCACGAAATAGGATTGAGAAAACCTTACCCGGAATCTTTTCAATATATTATCGATGAACAAAACCTGCAGCCAACTGAAACACTTTTTATTGATGATACCTTTAAAAATATAGAAGGCGCTAAAGCGGTAGGATTGCAGACTATCCATCTTACACACCCCAAAACGGTGCTCGAACTGGAATTATAA
- a CDS encoding sensor histidine kinase, giving the protein MHFFEINKIALIIGGVALLSILVVFIILFISLYQKRYYTNLKERQELQSSFQQELLKTRLEIQEETFRNISQEIHDNIGQALSFVKLNLNLVDPHNASLVIDKLSESKNLLTKTIQDLRDLARSLNTDFVSEIGLQVAIEQLLQILDKTGQYKTSILVEGIVFKNNAQRELVVYRIVQELLNNIVKHAEASAIDIEMQYLSERLIITVRDNGKGFDISTARSAENKNSLGLRNMANRMSMIGGTIEISSITGSGTKVLMELPKTSLL; this is encoded by the coding sequence ATGCACTTCTTTGAGATCAATAAAATTGCTTTAATTATTGGAGGCGTTGCACTCCTTTCTATTCTTGTGGTATTCATCATTCTTTTTATTTCTCTCTATCAAAAAAGATACTACACCAACCTAAAAGAAAGGCAGGAACTGCAATCAAGTTTTCAGCAGGAGCTGCTTAAAACACGTTTGGAAATACAGGAAGAAACTTTTCGCAATATAAGCCAGGAAATACACGACAATATTGGACAGGCATTGAGCTTTGTAAAACTTAATCTTAACCTGGTTGATCCACACAATGCTTCATTGGTAATAGATAAATTATCAGAATCTAAAAACCTGCTTACAAAAACAATACAGGACCTCCGGGACCTGGCACGCAGCCTTAATACAGATTTTGTAAGTGAGATAGGTTTGCAGGTTGCTATTGAACAACTATTGCAGATACTCGACAAAACAGGACAATACAAAACTTCTATTCTTGTTGAAGGCATTGTATTCAAAAACAATGCACAACGCGAACTGGTAGTTTATCGCATTGTGCAGGAATTGCTCAATAATATTGTGAAACACGCTGAAGCCAGCGCTATTGATATAGAAATGCAGTATCTTTCAGAAAGACTTATTATTACAGTAAGGGATAATGGTAAGGGATTTGATATAAGCACTGCACGCTCCGCAGAAAATAAAAACAGTCTTGGCTTGCGCAACATGGCAAACCGTATGAGTATGATAGGTGGAACAATAGAGATATCCAGCATCACCGGCAGTGGCACTAAAGTGCTTATGGAATTACCAAAAACTTCTTTACTTTAA
- a CDS encoding response regulator transcription factor encodes MIYSNPAFRRMPLENNGAQTYTVALADDHVLIRNGLAGLINSFPDYKVLFQAANGQDFIDQLPLHDLPHVALLDINMPKKDGYETANWIRHHHPSVKILALSMYDNENYIIRMLKNGAKGYILKDAEPAELKLALDSIIHKGYHYSELVTGHLINTINKFDEDPKAKTALLLSDRELEFLQYVCSELSYKEIADKMFLSPRTIDGYRDAMFEKLNIKTRVGLALYAVKNGIVNLNNKS; translated from the coding sequence ATGATTTACTCCAATCCCGCTTTTCGACGCATGCCGTTAGAAAATAATGGTGCACAAACTTACACTGTTGCACTTGCAGACGATCATGTTTTGATACGCAATGGTCTTGCAGGTCTTATCAATAGTTTCCCTGATTACAAAGTGTTATTTCAGGCAGCAAATGGTCAGGATTTTATTGATCAGCTTCCTTTGCATGATCTGCCGCATGTAGCATTGCTTGATATTAACATGCCCAAAAAGGATGGCTACGAAACCGCTAACTGGATCAGGCATCATCATCCATCGGTAAAAATTCTTGCATTAAGTATGTATGATAATGAAAATTACATTATCCGCATGTTAAAGAATGGGGCAAAAGGTTATATTCTAAAAGATGCAGAACCTGCCGAGTTAAAGCTGGCGCTTGATTCTATCATACATAAAGGTTATCATTATTCCGAACTCGTAACGGGTCATCTTATCAACACCATTAACAAATTTGATGAAGATCCTAAAGCAAAAACCGCGCTGCTGCTTAGCGACCGTGAGCTTGAATTTTTACAATACGTATGCTCTGAATTAAGTTACAAAGAAATTGCTGATAAAATGTTTCTCAGTCCACGCACCATTGATGGTTACAGGGATGCCATGTTTGAAAAATTAAATATCAAGACAAGGGTTGGACTTGCACTTTATGCCGTAAAGAATGGCATCGTAAATCTTAATAATAAATCTTAG